GAAGGATGTGCTGCTATTTTATGGCAGGATTCTAATAGCAGCCGCCTTGCAGCAGCTGCTTTAAAATTAACCTCAAAGGATTTAAAAAAGCTAAATATTATTGATGAGATTATTCCTGAACCAAGAGGGGGTGCACATAAAAATTTAGATAAAGTTGCAAAATTAATAAAAAAATCGATTTTAAAAACTTTAGACAAACTTGAGCAATTAGACCCAAATGAACTTAAATTAAGAAGAACTAAAAAATACCAGGAAATGGGAATCTACAAAGAATAAAGGAATCTACAAAGAATAAAGGAATCTACAAAGAATAAAGGAATCTACAAAGAATAAACTAAGTCTTTGGATTTTAAACCACTTGATTCTTTCATTTTTCTCTTAAGATTCCCCTCCCTTTATGGGAGGGGGTAGGGGGAGGGTAAAATGTCTTCGAAAGTATAATACAACACTATTAATAAAATTAAACATCAATTTATTTTATACTTAAATTTTGAGAAAATAATAACAATGGTATATGATTTTTTATTGTAATCATATGCCATTTCTTTTTTAAGGAGGAGTTATGAGTAAATTAGTTGAATGTGTTCCTAATGTAAGCGAAGGTAGAAGAAAAAATATAATTGAAGCTTTAAGAGACGAGATAATAAGTGTGAAAGGAATTAAACTTCTTGATTATTCCTCAGATATTGACCATAATAGGTCAGTTTTTACATTTGTTGGTTCTCCTGAAAAAGTATTAGAAGTAGCTTATAAATTAACTGCTAAATCATTGGA
The nucleotide sequence above comes from Actinomycetota bacterium. Encoded proteins:
- a CDS encoding glutamate formiminotransferase, whose product is MSKLVECVPNVSEGRRKNIIEALRDEIISVKGIKLLDYSSDIDHNRSVFTFVGSPEKVLEVAYKLTAKSL